In bacterium, the DNA window AGCGGCTAAACCATCCAGGCCATCAATCAGATTTATGGCGTTTGTTAAGGCTACTACCCAGAGGATGGTTATAGGTAGACTAAGTATTCCTAAATTTATTGGATTGCCAAAAGGATTTGTTATTGTAGATATCTTAAATCCATAGTTGAATAATATCAAAGCTGCCAAAATCTGAAAGATTAGTTTCAAAAGGGCAGGAACTTGCTTTATATCATCAACCATTCCTAATAGAAATATGAATGTTCCTCCTACCCATAAACCCAATAACTGTGACTTAAACTCTTTTATCAAAGAAGGGTTATTCCACAATGCAAATCCCATTCCAATTATAAAAGCTAAATAAATCACTATTCCTCCAAAGTAAGGGATTGGCACCTCATGAATTTTCCGCTCCCCAGGGTAATCAACTACCTTCAGGTTTAATGCTAACCTTAGAAACAATGGAGTTAATAGTAGGGAGATAATTAATGAACTAAAGAAAATTAATAAATATTTTATCATTTTTTAACCCTTTCAAACTGAAGCCAGGTAATCGGTAATCAGTAACAATCAATTCTTCACCGATTACCAATAACCTCTTTATATAATGATTCAAAGTCTGAGGATATCTTATCCCAGGAATAATTCTCTATAACATGGTTTTTTGCCCTTTCTTTTACTGATTCTACCGCCTGTCTATTATTTATTAAAAATGCCAATTTTTCAGCCAGATCACTTACATCTTTATTCCTGAAGGTATAGCCAAAATTATTCAGTGCTTCAAGGTTTTCCGGTATATTGCTTACCAGACAACAGTTCCCATAACTCATTGCTTCAAGAAGAATAATAGCTAAACCTTCTATCTCTGAAGGATGAACAAATAGGTAACAGTTGGAAAGTAGTTCATGAAGCATTTTACCTCTAACAAAACCTGTAAAGATAATATTCTTATTTCCTTGTGCCATTTTATAAAGCCTGGATTTATATGCCTCTTCATATCGTGCATCACCTGCAATTACCAGCTTCAAATTAGGCCTGAGCCGCTTATAAGCCTCTATTAAATAATGAGCACCCTTTTCCCTGACAGGTCTTGCCACAAAAAGAATATAATCATTACCATAAAGCCCATATTGTTTTATCAAATCCGGTTTCTCTATCTGTGGAAGATTAACACCTTCCGGGATATAGATGCTTTCTCTACCATATCTTTCCATCAGATATCTCTTTTGAACTTCAGAAACTACTACTACAACATTGGGAAATATTACAGATGGAATCTCTGTTACTCTCAAAAACAATCTACCCACAATTCCCCATTTCGCTCTTTTCCACTCTAAACCATGTTCCTGAACTACAACCTTTCTGCCATGTATTCGAGGAATGAAGCAAAACATTGCAGGGCCAAAAGCATGAAAATGAACAATGTCAATGTCTTTTTCCAAACAGCACTTTAGAGTGGCTATAAAAGTAGCCGTTATCTTTTCAAGGCTTTTACTTCTCAATGTTGGCACCGTCTTTATCTTCATCCCCTTATATAATCTGTCTTTTGCCTCATCATAATGTCTCATTGTATAAACAATGATCTCATGTCCTTTCTTAGCGAGCCTTGAGCCAACCTCTTCTGTCCATTTCTCTATTCCGCCACCAAAAGTCATACCTTTAAGAGCTATATAGGCAATCTTCATGAATATATCCTCTCATAGACCTTCATCAATTTTTGATAATGGAGTTGGGCATTAAATTCTTCTGCTACCTTTTTTCTTGCCATCTTACCCATCTGACTAATCATAGTTGAGTTAGAAAGAAGATATTCTATTTTTTCTCTTAGTTCTTGACAGTTTCCTGGGTCAAAGAGCAAACCTGTCTCTTGTTCAATCACCATTTCAGGTATTCCACCGATGGCTGAGGCGATAACTGGTTTACCATAAGCAAATGCTTCAAGTATTGTCATTGGCAAATTTTCATAGCATTGGGATGGAAAGACAACAAAGCCAGCATTCCTGAAAAGCATCTTGAGACTCTCATCTGACTTGTAGCCCTCAAAAATCACATTATCAATTTTACCCTCTCTGGCATAAGTTTCATATTCAGCTTTCATAGGACCATTACCAACTATCCTGACTGGCACATCAAGCCCTTTTACAGCCTCAAGTAGTGTCATAACACCTTTCTCTTTTGAAACTCTACCTGCAAAAAGGATATAGTTTCCAGGGCTGAAGTTTGGCTCAAAGTCTTCTATCTTTATAAAGTTAGGTATGTGAACCAGTTTTTCCTCAGGGATACCTGCTTCAGTATGTTTTCTTAGAAAAGCCTCACTAGGACAAATAAAATATTTTATCCAGTTATATCTTTTTAGAAAATAATTCAAGTAAGACTCAACGGTATAAACTAAAGATGCGCCTAAACTTCCCTTGTGACACCTTGTCAGCAGGCAATGATAGAATTTCTTACCTTTACACCTTTGACATATTTCACCGTTTAATAACATCAGATATGAAGGACATATTATTTTACAATCATGCAATGTCATAACAACTGGTATCCGTCTTTTCTTTGCGGCATCAATTATAGAGGTGGTTAATCTCCCATAGATATTATGCGCAT includes these proteins:
- a CDS encoding glycosyltransferase family 4 protein, whose protein sequence is MKIAYIALKGMTFGGGIEKWTEEVGSRLAKKGHEIIVYTMRHYDEAKDRLYKGMKIKTVPTLRSKSLEKITATFIATLKCCLEKDIDIVHFHAFGPAMFCFIPRIHGRKVVVQEHGLEWKRAKWGIVGRLFLRVTEIPSVIFPNVVVVVSEVQKRYLMERYGRESIYIPEGVNLPQIEKPDLIKQYGLYGNDYILFVARPVREKGAHYLIEAYKRLRPNLKLVIAGDARYEEAYKSRLYKMAQGNKNIIFTGFVRGKMLHELLSNCYLFVHPSEIEGLAIILLEAMSYGNCCLVSNIPENLEALNNFGYTFRNKDVSDLAEKLAFLINNRQAVESVKERAKNHVIENYSWDKISSDFESLYKEVIGNR
- a CDS encoding glycosyltransferase family 4 protein is translated as MKILLADNYYYLRSGSERVFFNEMEMLRDYGHKVAPFSRHFVENEPSEYSRFFASPIEYENIPVVKKIFTGIELIYSYECRSKFSELLNSFKPDVIHAHNIYGRLTTSIIDAAKKRRIPVVMTLHDCKIICPSYLMLLNGEICQRCKGKKFYHCLLTRCHKGSLGASLVYTVESYLNYFLKRYNWIKYFICPSEAFLRKHTEAGIPEEKLVHIPNFIKIEDFEPNFSPGNYILFAGRVSKEKGVMTLLEAVKGLDVPVRIVGNGPMKAEYETYAREGKIDNVIFEGYKSDESLKMLFRNAGFVVFPSQCYENLPMTILEAFAYGKPVIASAIGGIPEMVIEQETGLLFDPGNCQELREKIEYLLSNSTMISQMGKMARKKVAEEFNAQLHYQKLMKVYERIYS